A single region of the Sorex araneus isolate mSorAra2 chromosome 7, mSorAra2.pri, whole genome shotgun sequence genome encodes:
- the RGS2 gene encoding regulator of G-protein signaling 2, which yields MQSAMFLAVQHDCSSMDKSAGNGPKSEEKREKMKRTLLKDWKTRLSYFLQNSSSPGKSKTSKKSKQQTFIKPSPEEAQLWSEAFDELLASKYGLAAFRAFLKSEFCEENIEFWLACEDFKKTKSPQKLSSKAKKIYTDFIEKEAPKEINIDFQTKTLIAQNIQDATSGCFTTAQKRVYSLMENNSYPRFLESEFYQDLCKKPQIPTEPHAT from the exons ATGCAAAGTGCCATGTTCCTGGCTGTCCAGCACGACTGCAGCTCCATGGACAAAAGCGCAGGCAACGGCCCCAAGAGCGAGGAGAAACGGGAGAAAATGAAGCGGACCCT atTGAAAGATTGGAAAACCCGCTTGAGCTACTTCTTGCAGAATTCCTCCTCTCCTGGGAAGTCCAAAACCAGCAAGAAAAGCAAACAGCAAACCTTCATCAA GCCTTCCCCGGAAGAAGCGCAGCTGTGGTCAGAAGCATTTGATGAACTGCTCGCCAGCAAAT aTGGTCTGGCTGCATTCAGAGCATTCTTAAAATCTGAATTCTGCGAGGAAAATATTGAATTCTGGCTGGCCTGCGAAGACTTCAAGAAAACCAAATCTCCCCAAAAACTGTCTtctaaagcaaagaaaatatatacagaCTTCATAGAGAAAGAAGCTCCAAAAGAG ATCAACATAGACTTTCAAACCAAAACGCTGATTGCCCAGAATATCCAGGATGCCACCAGCGGCTGCTTTACGACGGCCCAGAAAAGAGTTTACAGCCTGATGGAGAACAACTCCTACCCCCGCTTCCTGGAGTCTGAATTCTACCAGGACTTGTGCAAAAAGCCGCAGATCCCCACAGAGCCCCATGCTACATGA